From the genome of Danio rerio strain Tuebingen ecotype United States chromosome 2, GRCz12tu, whole genome shotgun sequence, one region includes:
- the sdhc gene encoding succinate dehydrogenase cytochrome b560 subunit, mitochondrial, producing MALLLRTVARQGLYSSRSQFGVLYRHAVPMGTTSNEEMDKFWAKNTRLNRPMSPHMTIYKWSVPMAMSISHRGTGIALSSGISAFALAALVLPESYPYYLDLIHSLTFGPQFLAFSKFALAFPVVYHTYNGIRHLAWDAGKGFKIPEVYRSGYVVLGLTVLTSIGLAAM from the exons ATGGCGTTGCTTCTAAG GACGGTGGCCCGACAGGGTCTGTATTCATCACGGTCACAGTTTGGCGTTCTCTACAGACA TGCTGTTCCAATGGGGACTACATCTAATGAGGAAATGGACAAGTTTTGGGCAAAAAACACACGACTCAATCgaccaatgtcaccacatatgaCCATCTACAA GTGGTCTGTCCCCATGGCGATGTCAATCTCACACAGAGGAACAGGCATAGCACTAAGTTCAG GAATATCTGCATTTGCACTTGCTGCGTTGGTGTTACCGGAGAGTTACCCGTATTACCTTGATCTGATTCACTCCTTGACCTTCGGGCCCCAGTTTCTTGCTTTCAGCAAATTTGCTCTCGCTTTCCCAGTGGTTTACCACACTTATAATGGCATCCGTCATCtg gcATGGGATGCTGGGAAGGGTTTTAAGATTCCTGAGGTCTATCGTTCTGGCTACGTTGTCCTTGGTCTGACTGTTCTCACGTCCATTGGTCTTGCTGCCATGTAG